GGCATAGTTGCGGGCAATGTTGACCGGCCAGGGATAGCTGTTCACTACCGCCACGAAACCAATAACGATGAGGCAGCCGAGCGCCACCAGAAAATACTCCGCCCAGACCGGCCGCAGCGGAAAGCCGAAACGGCGGCGCTGGTGGCGGGAATTGAGAATGGCCGCAACGATGGCGACACAAGCGACGACGGCTGCGATCCAGCTCCAGGTCGCGCCGATCGAACCGCTGGTGCCGCCGCCCATCAGGCGAAAGGTGGAATCCATCGGCGCCACGGTGCGGCCGCTGGTGATGAACCAGGTGCCGCCGCGCCAGACCAGCAGGCCGCCGAGCGTAACGATGAAGGACGGCACGTTCAGGAAGGCGATGATGGAGCCCTGCAGCATGCCGATGGCACCGCCAACGAGAATGCCGACCAGAAGCGTGACGATCCATGTCGCCCAATGTTCGAAGCCGAGGATCTGCGGCAGGATTTCCGCCTGCATGACACCCATGATCATGCCGGAAAAACCGAGGATCGACCCGACCGAAAGGTCGATATTGCGGGTGACGATGACGAGCACCATGCCGGTTGCCATGACAGCCACGGAGGCGGTCTGCACGGAGAGGTTCCAGAGGTTTCTCGGCGTCAGGAACAGGCCGCCGGACAGGATATGAAATCCGATCCAGATCAGAAGAAGCGCGCCGACCATGCCGAGCAGGCGGGTATCCAGCTCCGTGGCGTTAATGAAACGGGCTATCGAGCCTGTTTTTTCCGTCTTTTGCGACGCTGTAGTATTGGACTGGGTCATATCGGCCATGAACTGCCGGTGCTCCTCACATCTTAGAGCGTTTTCGCTTTTCCCTGAAACGCGAAAACGCTCCAAATCTTTGTTCTGACGCATTTCCGAAGGGAAAACCGGGCTCCACTCTTCCTGGAAATGCTCTAAAGGCGCTGCGCCATGAGCCATGGCGCAGCGCCCGAACCGGGACCTATTCGATCAATCGCAGGCTTTGACCGTTTTAGCCTTCACGCCCTGGCAGGCCGTTTCCTTCTTGATCCAGCCGGCGTCGATGACGACGTTCAGATTGTCCTTCGTGATGGCGATAGGCTTGAGGAAGACCGACTGCATCTTCACTTTTTTCGGACCGCCTTCAAAGGTAGAGACACCCTTGATCTCGGTCATCTTCTTGCCGCCGGCCAGTTCCAGCGCGATGCCGGCTGCTTCCTTGCCGAGTTCACGGCTGTCCTTCCAGACCGACACCGTCTGCGTGCCGAGCGCGACACGGTTGAGCGCGGCGAAATCGGCATCCTGACCGGAAACGGGAACCGAACCTGCAAGGCCCTGCGCGGCGAGAGCGGCGATGGCGCCACCGGCCGTGCCGTCATTCGAGGCGACGACCGCATCGACCTTGTTGTTATTCTTGGTCAGGAACTGTTCCATGTTCTTCTGGGCATTTTCCGGCTTCCAGCCATCGGTATAGGCTTCGCCGACATTCTTGATCTTGCCGCCGTCAATGGCCGCCTTCAGCACTTCCTGCTGACCCGCGAACAGGAAGTCCGCATTCGGATCAGAAGAGGAGCCCTTGATGAAGACGTAATTGCCTTCCGGCTTCACCTTGAAGACTTCGGCAGCCTGCAGACGGCCAACTTCCTTGTTGTCGAAGGTGATGTAGAAGGCGTTCTGGTTTTCGATCAGGCGGTCGTAACCGACGACCGGAATACCTTCGGCAACGGCCTTTTCAACGGCCGGGCCAATCGCGTCGCTGTCCTGCGCCAGGATGATCAGCGCGTTTGCGCCCTGGGAAATCAGCGATTCCACGTCGGTCAGCTGCTTTGCGGCCGATGATTGCGCGTCGGCGGAAATATATTTCGCACCGGCCTTGTCGAGCGCCGCCTTGATGGCCGCCTCATCCGTTTTCCAGCGCTCTTCCTGGAAGTTCGACCAGGAAACGCCGACGACGAGATCAGCGGCCATGGCGGCAGTGTGCAGGGAAACGAGTACGGCCGTACCCGCCAGAAGCTTGGCAAATGAATTCATGATGTCCTCCCGGTAAGGGCGAAACCTGCACCTCCATGCAGAAAAACGCCCGGAAAAAAGCTGCCGGTCTCTGTGGTTTCACAATTTTCTCGACAGTCGAGAAAATTAATGTCAGAGATTCCTAATGCTGTCAACAACGGCCGCGGGCAGCATCCGGGTGTCTTGATCTTGTCTGTGGCATGCGCCATCAGACAGGGGAGCACGACAGGAAAAAGCCGTTCAGGGAGCAGGCCCCAGCCCATGTCCGCCATTGCAAGTACGGAACTGGTGCGCCAGAAAAACAGCCTGTCTGTGATGGCGGCCCTGCGCCTGCATGGCAGCCTTTCCCATACCGAGA
This portion of the Agrobacterium tumefaciens genome encodes:
- a CDS encoding sugar ABC transporter permease; its protein translation is MADMTQSNTTASQKTEKTGSIARFINATELDTRLLGMVGALLLIWIGFHILSGGLFLTPRNLWNLSVQTASVAVMATGMVLVIVTRNIDLSVGSILGFSGMIMGVMQAEILPQILGFEHWATWIVTLLVGILVGGAIGMLQGSIIAFLNVPSFIVTLGGLLVWRGGTWFITSGRTVAPMDSTFRLMGGGTSGSIGATWSWIAAVVACVAIVAAILNSRHQRRRFGFPLRPVWAEYFLVALGCLIVIGFVAVVNSYPWPVNIARNYADANGIAWPEGGLFISHGIAIPVLMALAVGAVMTFIATRLRFGRYVFAIGGNPEAAELAGIKTRWVTVKIFTLMGVLCAIAAAISTARLNAATNAQGELDELYTIAAAVIGGTSLAGGVGTIAGAMLGALVMQSLQSGMVLVGIDTPFQRIVVGVVLVVAVWLDTIYRARAK
- the xylF gene encoding D-xylose ABC transporter substrate-binding protein, whose amino-acid sequence is MNSFAKLLAGTAVLVSLHTAAMAADLVVGVSWSNFQEERWKTDEAAIKAALDKAGAKYISADAQSSAAKQLTDVESLISQGANALIILAQDSDAIGPAVEKAVAEGIPVVGYDRLIENQNAFYITFDNKEVGRLQAAEVFKVKPEGNYVFIKGSSSDPNADFLFAGQQEVLKAAIDGGKIKNVGEAYTDGWKPENAQKNMEQFLTKNNNKVDAVVASNDGTAGGAIAALAAQGLAGSVPVSGQDADFAALNRVALGTQTVSVWKDSRELGKEAAGIALELAGGKKMTEIKGVSTFEGGPKKVKMQSVFLKPIAITKDNLNVVIDAGWIKKETACQGVKAKTVKACD